One Cellulomonas sp. Y8 DNA segment encodes these proteins:
- a CDS encoding Na+/H+ antiporter encodes MLTLELIVVVLLALLAGTALGRRLGVAPPLVLLVLGIGLGFLPAFRGLTVPPELVLLVVLPALLYWESLTTSLREIRANLRVIVLSSVLLVVVTAGVVAVVLHALGMPWGPAWILGGVLAPTDATAVAGVARGMPRRTLTTLRAESLVNDGTALVIYAIAVHAVAEPVTGGYLAGRFTLSYLGGAAAGVVVWWLAVQLRERMHEAIQQSVISVLTPFAAFLLAELVEASGVLAVVVAGLLISQSGPRLIPAAARVQSQSFWAVVSHVLNGALFVLVGMQLVTAADGLTSARLAEALGWTAAAFGAVIGARMLWFHTTPYVVRALDRRPVQRTRRVSWRHRMPGAWAGFRGAVSLAAALGVPETTGDGAPFPGRDVIIFITGGVILATLLVQGLTLPAVVRWARLPADDGVDTERHHAEKVATRAALDALPVEAERLGLTGKVVAKLEAEYRMHAEALAEAGDGPADDGRPREADFDALRLAVLAHKRAAVVRLRDERTIDDIVLREVQAQLDAEEVRLTRGTLSPE; translated from the coding sequence GTGCTCACGCTGGAGCTCATCGTCGTCGTGCTGCTCGCGCTCCTGGCCGGAACGGCCCTGGGGCGCCGGCTCGGCGTCGCGCCGCCGCTGGTCCTGCTCGTCCTCGGGATCGGCCTCGGGTTCCTCCCCGCGTTCCGCGGGCTCACGGTGCCGCCGGAGCTGGTGCTGCTGGTGGTGCTGCCCGCGCTGCTCTACTGGGAGAGCCTGACGACGTCGCTGCGCGAGATCCGCGCGAACCTGCGGGTCATCGTGCTGTCCAGCGTGCTGCTCGTGGTGGTGACCGCGGGCGTGGTCGCCGTCGTGCTGCACGCCCTCGGGATGCCGTGGGGCCCGGCGTGGATCCTCGGCGGCGTGCTCGCGCCCACCGACGCCACCGCGGTCGCCGGCGTCGCCCGCGGCATGCCGCGCCGCACCCTCACCACCCTGCGCGCGGAGAGCCTGGTCAACGACGGCACCGCCCTGGTCATCTACGCGATCGCGGTGCACGCCGTCGCCGAGCCGGTCACCGGCGGCTACCTCGCGGGCCGGTTCACGCTCTCCTACCTCGGCGGCGCGGCCGCGGGGGTGGTGGTGTGGTGGCTGGCGGTCCAGCTGCGCGAGCGCATGCACGAGGCGATCCAGCAGAGCGTGATCAGCGTGCTGACCCCGTTCGCCGCGTTCCTCCTCGCCGAGCTCGTCGAGGCGTCCGGCGTCCTCGCCGTGGTCGTCGCCGGCCTGCTCATCAGCCAGAGCGGGCCGCGCCTCATCCCCGCCGCCGCCCGGGTGCAGTCGCAGTCGTTCTGGGCGGTCGTCAGCCACGTGCTGAACGGGGCGCTGTTCGTGCTCGTCGGGATGCAGCTCGTCACCGCCGCGGACGGGCTGACCTCCGCCCGGCTCGCCGAGGCACTGGGGTGGACCGCGGCCGCGTTCGGAGCGGTGATCGGCGCCCGGATGCTGTGGTTCCACACGACGCCCTACGTCGTCCGGGCCCTCGACCGCCGCCCGGTGCAGCGCACCCGGCGCGTGTCCTGGCGGCACCGGATGCCCGGCGCGTGGGCGGGGTTCCGCGGTGCGGTGTCGCTGGCCGCGGCGCTGGGCGTGCCCGAGACCACCGGGGACGGCGCGCCGTTCCCCGGGCGCGACGTCATCATCTTCATCACCGGCGGCGTGATCCTGGCGACGCTGCTCGTCCAGGGGCTCACGCTGCCGGCAGTCGTCCGCTGGGCCCGGCTCCCCGCCGACGACGGCGTCGACACCGAGCGGCACCACGCGGAGAAGGTCGCGACCCGGGCCGCGCTGGACGCCCTCCCGGTCGAGGCCGAGCGGCTCGGGCTGACCGGCAAGGTCGTCGCCAAGCTGGAGGCGGAGTACCGGATGCACGCGGAGGCGCTGGCGGAGGCCGGCGACGGGCCCGCCGACGACGGCCGCCCGCGCGAGGCCGACTTCGACGCGCTCCGGCTGGCGGTGCTCGCGCACAAGCGCGCGGCGGTGGTGCGGCTGCGCGATGAGCGGACGATCGACGACATCGTGCTGCGCGAGGTGCAGGCCCAGCTCGACGCGGAGGAGGTCCGGCTCACGCGGGGCACCCTGTCCCCCGAGTGA
- a CDS encoding beta-galactosidase — protein sequence MPEFVSAVVPPPPAAAPPPVRLVDGLAYGGDYNPEQWPRAVWDEDVALMREAGVNLVTLGVFSWGLVETSDGAFDWTWFDEAVELLHAQGIAIDLATPTAAPPSWLHTAHPEVLPYDADLYQQPPGGRLAWCPSSAVFRRYALRYVEALARRYGHHPAVRLWHVSNELGGGNARCYCDVSAAAFRDWLRAGYGSLDAVNAAWGTAQWGHRFGAWDEILPPRGKHGAPNPGLYLDYERYSSDALLAHYLAEKEVLERHSDAPVTTNMMVGPGAQVVDYASWAPHTAVVANDHYTLVDDPDREQDLAFAGDRMRGMSAGRRPWLLMEHSTGAPSWQQRNRAKDPGEIARNALGHVARGSDGALFFQWRASTAGAEQFHSAMVPHSGTRSRIWREVVALGRDLRSLAEVQGTVVEPARAAMVVDDAAGWALQHGLTPHRALRYGRELRTWHRALWERQVLCDVVPPGTDLGGYDLVLVPTLQVLSDAEADRLRAVPERGGTLLVTYLSGVCEPSGRVRPGLDALQDVLGAWTDEFYPLQAGERVLLDDGAEVADWTERVELDGAEAVVRYATSSLADGPAVTRRSLPGGGAAWYVGAALPREAVDRVAARLVEEVGLPRTAQADPGVEAVRRVGDGSSYLFLLNHTGADRTATASGTDLLTGAEVGPVTTVPAGGVRVVRERR from the coding sequence GTGCCTGAGTTCGTCAGCGCGGTCGTCCCGCCGCCGCCCGCCGCCGCACCCCCGCCGGTCCGCCTGGTCGACGGCCTCGCCTACGGCGGCGACTACAACCCCGAGCAGTGGCCCCGCGCGGTGTGGGACGAGGACGTCGCCCTGATGCGCGAGGCCGGGGTCAACCTGGTGACCCTCGGGGTGTTCTCCTGGGGCCTGGTCGAGACCTCCGACGGCGCGTTCGACTGGACCTGGTTCGACGAGGCGGTCGAGCTGCTGCACGCCCAGGGCATCGCGATCGACCTGGCCACGCCGACCGCCGCGCCGCCGTCCTGGCTGCACACCGCGCACCCCGAGGTGCTGCCCTACGACGCTGACCTGTACCAGCAGCCGCCCGGCGGCAGGCTGGCGTGGTGCCCGAGCAGCGCGGTGTTCCGGCGGTACGCGCTGCGGTACGTCGAGGCGCTGGCGCGGCGGTACGGGCACCATCCCGCCGTGCGGCTCTGGCACGTGAGCAACGAGCTCGGCGGCGGCAACGCCCGGTGCTACTGCGACGTGTCCGCGGCGGCGTTCCGGGACTGGCTGCGCGCGGGGTACGGGTCCCTCGACGCGGTGAACGCCGCGTGGGGCACGGCGCAGTGGGGGCACCGGTTCGGCGCGTGGGACGAGATCCTGCCGCCGCGCGGGAAGCACGGGGCGCCGAACCCCGGCCTGTACCTCGACTACGAGCGGTACTCCTCGGACGCGCTGCTCGCGCACTACCTCGCCGAGAAGGAGGTGCTGGAGCGGCACTCCGATGCGCCCGTGACCACGAACATGATGGTCGGGCCCGGCGCGCAGGTCGTCGACTACGCGTCGTGGGCCCCGCACACCGCCGTCGTGGCGAACGACCACTACACGCTGGTCGACGACCCGGACCGGGAGCAGGACCTCGCGTTCGCCGGCGACCGGATGCGCGGCATGTCGGCGGGTCGCCGGCCGTGGCTGCTCATGGAGCACTCCACCGGGGCGCCCTCGTGGCAGCAGCGCAACCGCGCCAAGGACCCCGGCGAGATCGCCCGGAACGCCCTGGGGCACGTCGCCCGCGGCTCCGACGGCGCGCTGTTCTTCCAGTGGCGCGCCTCGACCGCGGGGGCCGAGCAGTTCCACTCCGCGATGGTGCCGCACTCCGGGACCCGGTCGCGGATCTGGCGGGAGGTCGTCGCCCTCGGGCGCGACCTCCGGTCCCTCGCGGAGGTGCAGGGCACCGTGGTCGAGCCCGCGCGGGCCGCGATGGTCGTCGACGACGCGGCCGGCTGGGCGCTGCAGCACGGGCTGACCCCGCACCGGGCGCTGCGGTACGGGCGCGAGCTGCGTACCTGGCACCGCGCGCTGTGGGAGCGGCAGGTGCTGTGCGACGTCGTGCCGCCCGGGACCGACCTGGGCGGCTACGACCTGGTGCTGGTGCCGACGCTCCAGGTGCTGTCCGATGCGGAGGCGGACCGGCTGCGCGCCGTGCCCGAGCGCGGCGGGACGCTGCTGGTCACCTACCTGTCCGGGGTCTGCGAGCCGAGCGGCCGGGTCCGGCCCGGGCTGGACGCGCTGCAGGACGTGCTCGGCGCGTGGACCGACGAGTTCTACCCGCTCCAGGCGGGCGAGCGCGTCCTGCTGGACGACGGCGCGGAGGTCGCGGACTGGACCGAGCGGGTCGAGCTGGACGGCGCCGAGGCGGTCGTCCGGTACGCCACGTCCTCGCTGGCGGACGGGCCGGCCGTGACCCGGCGGTCCCTCCCCGGCGGCGGGGCCGCCTGGTACGTCGGGGCAGCGCTGCCCCGGGAGGCCGTCGACCGGGTCGCCGCCCGGCTCGTCGAGGAGGTGGGGCTGCCGCGCACCGCCCAGGCCGACCCGGGCGTCGAGGCGGTCCGCCGCGTCGGCGACGGGTCCTCGTACCTGTTCCTGCTCAACCACACCGGCGCGGACCGCACGGCCACCGCGTCCGGGACCGACCTGCTCACCGGCGCGGAGGTCGGGCCCGTCACCACGGTGCCGGCGGGCGGCGTGCGCGTCGTCCGCGAGCGCCGCTGA
- a CDS encoding glycoside hydrolase family 2 protein, which yields MLVATNDTDEPWAGTAHLRRETLGGVTAAAAGVPVAVEPRSVAVVPVPADLATPRDPAGEVLAARLPDGGSERRATHVFVEDVDLRLDPGAVRATAAREPGGYRVEVVARSYAADVTLHADRLAADALVDDALVTLLAGERATFHVTTDAVLDLADLTAAPVLRSANDLRGVPVAGDPDLEADLEAAR from the coding sequence GTGCTGGTCGCGACCAACGACACCGACGAGCCCTGGGCCGGCACCGCGCACCTGCGCCGGGAGACGCTCGGCGGCGTGACGGCCGCGGCGGCGGGCGTGCCCGTGGCGGTCGAGCCGCGGTCGGTGGCCGTCGTGCCGGTGCCGGCGGACCTGGCGACGCCCCGCGACCCGGCCGGCGAGGTGCTGGCGGCGCGGCTGCCGGACGGCGGCTCCGAGCGGCGGGCGACGCACGTGTTCGTCGAGGACGTCGACCTGCGGCTCGACCCGGGGGCGGTGCGGGCCACCGCGGCGCGCGAGCCCGGCGGCTACCGGGTCGAGGTCGTCGCGCGGTCCTACGCGGCCGACGTCACGCTGCACGCCGACCGGCTCGCGGCGGACGCGCTCGTCGACGACGCCCTCGTCACGCTGCTCGCCGGCGAGCGGGCGACGTTCCACGTGACGACGGACGCCGTGCTCGACCTGGCCGACCTGACGGCCGCGCCCGTGCTGCGGTCGGCGAACGACCTGCGGGGCGTGCCGGTCGCGGGTGACCCGGACCTCGAGGCCGACCTCGAGGCGGCCCGGTGA
- a CDS encoding glycoside hydrolase family 2 protein, with the protein MQHHTLADGWTVTATAGPVPDAVLAAGPLAADVPGSVHTDLLAAGLIPDPYLDAHEESVRWVHGTDWRYERALALEPAADGERVDLVLHGIDTVGTVALGGRVLGTTANMHRSYRYDVRDLADGAPRALTVDLRSATAYADEVRDALGDRPSAYSPVPYNFVRKMACSFGWDWGPDLRTAGLWKPVRVERWSVARLARVRPLVTLDADGTGRVAVHVDVERSGLVPDAALTVRAAVLGVSASVTVPAGDSAAAVELAVPDAPVWWPVGHGEQPLVDLDVTLAPAGGGDRAALDTWRRRVGFRSVALDTADDEHGTRFTLVVNGRPVAVRGANWIPDDHLLTRITRERLVRRLDQAADAHLNLLRVWGGGIYESEDFYEACDERGLLVWQDFLLACAAYPEEEPLRSEIEAEARENVVRLMPHPSLVLWNGGNENVWGHEDWGWKAQLGDATWGRWYAEELFPAVLAELDPTRPYATNSPFTPRRDPEDVHPNDPDRGTHHQWEVWNRVDYTVYRSEIPRFCSEFGFQGPPAWRTLVDAVHAVDGGPLADAPVPQEDPVFLVHQKAEDGNGKLDRGMAPHLGVPRDFADWHWAAQLNQARAVRHAVEHYRAWWPRTAGWIVWQLNDCWPVTSWAAVDSAERPKPLWYALRAAGAPRTLLLAERDGGSCWSRPTTPTSPGPAPRTCAGRRSAA; encoded by the coding sequence GTGCAGCACCACACCCTCGCCGACGGCTGGACCGTCACCGCCACCGCCGGCCCCGTGCCCGACGCCGTCCTCGCCGCGGGCCCGCTCGCCGCCGACGTGCCCGGCTCGGTGCACACCGACCTGCTCGCCGCGGGCCTGATCCCCGACCCGTACCTGGACGCGCACGAGGAGTCGGTGCGCTGGGTCCACGGCACGGACTGGCGGTACGAGCGGGCGCTCGCGCTGGAGCCGGCCGCGGACGGCGAGCGGGTCGACCTCGTGCTGCACGGCATCGACACCGTGGGCACCGTGGCGCTCGGCGGGCGGGTGCTCGGGACGACGGCGAACATGCACCGGTCGTACCGGTACGACGTGCGGGACCTGGCGGACGGGGCGCCGCGCGCGCTCACCGTCGACCTGCGGTCCGCCACCGCGTACGCCGACGAGGTGCGGGACGCCCTGGGCGACCGGCCGTCGGCCTACAGCCCGGTGCCGTACAACTTCGTCCGCAAGATGGCGTGCTCGTTCGGCTGGGACTGGGGGCCCGACCTGCGCACCGCCGGGCTGTGGAAGCCGGTGCGGGTCGAGCGCTGGTCGGTGGCCCGGCTCGCTCGGGTGCGGCCGCTGGTCACGCTCGACGCGGACGGCACCGGCCGGGTCGCGGTGCACGTGGACGTGGAGCGGTCGGGGCTGGTCCCGGACGCCGCGCTGACCGTCCGGGCGGCGGTGCTGGGGGTGTCGGCCTCCGTGACCGTGCCGGCGGGCGACTCCGCGGCGGCCGTCGAGCTCGCGGTCCCGGACGCCCCCGTGTGGTGGCCGGTCGGGCACGGCGAGCAGCCGCTGGTGGACCTGGACGTGACGCTGGCGCCGGCCGGCGGCGGCGACCGCGCCGCGCTCGACACCTGGCGCCGCCGGGTCGGCTTCCGGTCGGTGGCCCTCGACACCGCCGACGACGAGCACGGCACCCGGTTCACCCTCGTGGTCAACGGCCGCCCGGTCGCCGTGCGCGGCGCCAACTGGATCCCCGACGACCACCTCCTGACCCGGATCACCCGCGAGCGCCTGGTGCGCCGGCTCGACCAGGCGGCGGACGCGCACCTCAACCTGCTGCGGGTCTGGGGCGGCGGGATCTACGAGTCCGAGGACTTCTACGAGGCGTGCGACGAGCGCGGCCTGCTGGTCTGGCAGGACTTCCTGCTCGCCTGCGCGGCGTACCCCGAGGAGGAGCCGCTGCGCTCCGAGATCGAGGCGGAGGCGCGGGAGAACGTGGTGCGCCTGATGCCGCACCCGTCGCTGGTGCTGTGGAACGGCGGCAACGAGAACGTCTGGGGCCACGAGGACTGGGGCTGGAAGGCGCAGCTCGGCGACGCCACATGGGGCCGGTGGTACGCCGAGGAGCTGTTCCCGGCCGTGCTGGCGGAGCTGGACCCGACCCGCCCGTACGCCACCAACAGCCCGTTCACCCCGCGCCGCGACCCCGAGGACGTGCACCCCAACGACCCCGACCGCGGCACGCACCACCAGTGGGAGGTGTGGAACCGCGTCGACTACACGGTCTACCGCTCGGAGATCCCGCGGTTCTGCTCCGAGTTCGGGTTCCAGGGGCCGCCGGCCTGGCGCACCCTCGTCGACGCGGTGCACGCCGTCGACGGCGGCCCGCTCGCGGACGCGCCCGTGCCGCAGGAGGACCCCGTGTTCCTCGTGCACCAGAAGGCCGAGGACGGCAACGGCAAGCTCGACCGCGGCATGGCGCCGCACCTGGGCGTCCCCCGCGACTTCGCCGACTGGCACTGGGCGGCCCAGCTCAACCAGGCGCGCGCGGTCCGGCACGCGGTCGAGCACTACCGCGCCTGGTGGCCGCGCACCGCGGGCTGGATCGTCTGGCAGCTCAACGACTGCTGGCCGGTCACGTCCTGGGCGGCCGTCGACTCCGCCGAGCGGCCCAAGCCGCTCTGGTACGCCTTGCGCGCCGCCGGCGCCCCGCGCACGCTGCTCCTCGCCGAGCGCGACGGCGGATCGTGCTGGTCGCGACCAACGACACCGACGAGCCCTGGGCCGGCACCGCGCACCTGCGCCGGGAGACGCTCGGCGGCGTGA
- a CDS encoding glycoside hydrolase family 1 protein, with product MSGARRFPDGFLWGAATAAYQVEGATDADGRGPSIWDTFSRTPGAVLGGHTGDLGTDHYRRFADDVALMADLGLGAYRFSVAWPRVQPTGRGPANQAGLDFYRRLADTLLAHGIDPVVTLYHWDLPQALEDAGGWPERDTAWRFADYAGLVAGALGDRVALWTTLNEPWCSAYLGYASGEHAPGVQDPARALAAVHTLNLAHGLGARAVRAAAGDAAPVSITLNLQVNRAASAAPADAAAKARLDRVANEVFLGPLLDGAYPEEAVAETAHLTDWSFVRDGDLELVRTRLDALGVNYYTTALVGADGGAAGPAHRAGDATAGQADVQAASPAGATRPPANLVEGVRWRHQPGPRTAMGWVVDPSGLTELLVDLHRRRPGLPLHVTENGAAYPDVVAPDGGVHDTDRVAYLRAHVEAVGAALDAGADVRGYFAWSLLDNFEWAYGYERRFGIVHVDYATMARTVKDSGHWYRRLATTGVLPPVAGAAVAVGAGTGAGAGAGAG from the coding sequence GTGAGCGGGGCGCGCCGGTTCCCCGACGGCTTCCTCTGGGGCGCGGCCACGGCCGCGTACCAGGTGGAGGGCGCGACGGACGCGGACGGCCGCGGCCCGTCGATCTGGGACACGTTCTCCCGGACCCCCGGTGCGGTGCTCGGCGGCCACACCGGCGACCTCGGCACCGACCACTACCGGCGGTTCGCCGACGACGTCGCCCTCATGGCCGACCTCGGCCTGGGCGCCTACCGGTTCTCCGTCGCGTGGCCCCGCGTGCAGCCGACCGGACGCGGGCCGGCGAACCAGGCCGGGCTGGACTTCTACCGGCGGCTGGCCGACACCCTGCTGGCGCACGGCATCGACCCGGTCGTCACGCTCTACCACTGGGACCTCCCCCAGGCGCTGGAGGACGCCGGCGGCTGGCCCGAGCGGGACACCGCCTGGCGGTTCGCCGACTACGCGGGCCTCGTGGCGGGCGCGCTCGGCGACCGCGTCGCGCTGTGGACCACGCTGAACGAGCCGTGGTGCTCCGCCTACCTCGGGTACGCGTCCGGCGAGCACGCCCCCGGCGTGCAGGACCCCGCCCGGGCGCTCGCCGCGGTGCACACGCTCAACCTGGCGCACGGGCTCGGCGCCCGCGCGGTGCGCGCCGCCGCGGGGGACGCGGCGCCGGTGTCGATCACGCTGAACCTCCAGGTGAACCGGGCCGCGTCGGCGGCGCCCGCGGACGCGGCCGCGAAGGCGCGGCTCGACCGGGTGGCGAACGAGGTGTTCCTCGGGCCGCTGCTCGACGGCGCCTACCCGGAGGAGGCCGTCGCGGAGACGGCGCACCTGACCGACTGGTCGTTCGTGCGCGACGGCGACCTGGAGCTGGTCCGGACGCGGCTGGACGCGCTCGGCGTGAACTACTACACGACCGCGCTCGTCGGCGCGGATGGGGGCGCGGCCGGGCCGGCCCACCGGGCCGGGGACGCCACGGCCGGGCAGGCCGACGTGCAGGCGGCCTCGCCCGCGGGCGCGACCCGACCGCCAGCCAACCTCGTCGAGGGCGTCCGCTGGCGCCACCAGCCGGGCCCGCGGACCGCGATGGGCTGGGTCGTCGACCCGTCCGGGCTGACCGAGCTGCTGGTCGACCTGCACCGCCGCCGCCCCGGCCTCCCGCTGCACGTCACCGAGAACGGGGCGGCGTACCCCGACGTCGTCGCGCCCGACGGGGGCGTGCACGACACCGACCGCGTCGCGTACCTGCGCGCGCACGTCGAGGCGGTCGGCGCGGCGCTGGACGCCGGGGCCGACGTCCGGGGCTACTTCGCGTGGTCGCTGCTGGACAACTTCGAGTGGGCGTACGGGTACGAGCGCCGGTTCGGGATCGTGCACGTCGACTACGCGACGATGGCGCGCACCGTGAAGGACTCGGGGCACTGGTACCGGCGGCTCGCGACCACGGGCGTGCTGCCGCCGGTCGCCGGGGCCGCGGTCGCCGTCGGTGCGGGCACGGGTGCCGGTGCGGGCGCAGGGGCCGGCTGA
- a CDS encoding ABC transporter ATP-binding protein, giving the protein MTSVHVTNLTKDYALRSGLRRSTLRAVDRVSFDLVPRRTVALVGESGSGKSTIAKLLTRMEKPTSGRIDVQLDDRTPVMGSVYQRHVQMVFQDPFASLNPFHSVEHHVARPLRIHRRTHDAASTHARVLEMLERVNLHPAEDMAARRPHELSGGQRQRVAIARALAPGAQVLIADEPVSMLDVSIRLGVLNLLGRLQREDNLAVLYITHDLATARHFSDEILVLYRGRVVERGPADAVILDPHHDYTKLLAMAAPDPDRVGSVGREGDTAVARDAIDNSVCYDHTLGAWVPIDEAEAAAVAASSVAKERARA; this is encoded by the coding sequence ATGACCAGCGTGCACGTGACCAACCTGACCAAGGACTACGCCCTGCGCTCCGGCCTGCGCCGCAGCACCCTGCGGGCCGTCGACCGGGTGTCGTTCGACCTGGTGCCCCGGCGCACCGTCGCCCTGGTGGGCGAGTCGGGCTCCGGCAAGTCGACGATCGCCAAGCTGCTCACCCGGATGGAGAAGCCGACCTCCGGGCGGATCGACGTGCAGCTGGACGACCGGACGCCCGTGATGGGCTCGGTGTACCAGCGGCACGTGCAGATGGTGTTCCAGGACCCGTTCGCCTCCCTGAACCCGTTCCACTCGGTCGAGCACCACGTGGCCCGGCCGCTGCGGATCCACCGCCGCACCCACGACGCGGCGTCCACCCACGCCCGGGTGCTGGAGATGCTGGAGCGGGTCAACCTGCACCCCGCGGAGGACATGGCCGCGCGCCGGCCGCACGAGCTGTCCGGCGGGCAGCGGCAGCGCGTCGCGATCGCCCGGGCGCTCGCCCCGGGCGCGCAGGTGCTGATCGCGGACGAGCCGGTGTCGATGCTCGACGTGTCCATCCGGCTCGGCGTGCTCAACCTGCTCGGCCGGCTGCAGCGCGAGGACAACCTCGCGGTCCTCTACATCACGCACGACCTGGCGACCGCGCGGCACTTCTCCGACGAGATCCTGGTGCTCTACCGCGGCCGGGTGGTGGAGCGCGGGCCGGCGGACGCCGTGATCCTGGACCCGCACCACGACTACACGAAGCTGCTCGCGATGGCCGCGCCCGACCCGGACCGGGTCGGCAGCGTCGGGCGCGAGGGCGACACCGCCGTGGCGCGCGACGCGATCGACAACTCGGTCTGCTACGACCACACGCTCGGGGCGTGGGTGCCGATCGACGAGGCGGAGGCCGCGGCCGTCGCCGCGTCGTCGGTCGCGAAGGAGCGCGCGCGTGCCTGA